In a genomic window of Brettanomyces nanus chromosome 1, complete sequence:
- a CDS encoding uncharacterized protein (EggNog:ENOG41) → MDETPSYLNFKRRRKSHTELPYASIHGSGTLTKIADLPISCSPNFSVFDAAKLMSARRAHCIIVTDEDTGKMVGLVTAKDMAFRVVASDLNPLDSVTRIMTSTPYCVPSYTSANDALRLMVIKKIRHLPLMDDCGIVVGLLNITKCFYHAMIRLEKMSDGARRLQCTFEDLNDADESAGNALGSKYSVINRSESSAADVCAQAPAVIPATTADSISVANEELFDLDIRRRKMSIAHDLKRLIEILKQPELRDLLSDDVLHIDEFAAVDPAASIWDAAKLLKEKNITAALICKSHNPSSNSFRIRAENVIGILTTKDILFRVLASNYDANSVKVARVMTPRPNFADESMGIHTALRLMYEGKYLNLPIVNTDGFVTGLVNVLHLTNALLKALDLTSVESSSFPYRHSSDTSRYGSETDEGSGPAWNKFWGSLDEPLKSLGSSERLSIRSGSHNLSKTSDAKSFASNMRSSSVTSIPLQQQSLYAKRGSKPSFSSPFNPLLNPSLSLTDMSMMTASPPTAHTLVQPGIASAISKDESDAKILRFKLKVRESMDLNLDGKIYKVKVTVDAGNRDEDLLSIIKEKIFLKLELSSLSNCLFDFGYIDDDNDLVALDKNEDLEAALEFNLSRMLLLVLTMKEKSPDCSGYLPNRESHVGTNKPTILPTPNHTATAVMLVSSIICGTFLFSRLWAPVTK, encoded by the coding sequence ATGGATGAAACCCCAAGTTACCTCAACTTCAAACGTAGAAGAAAGTCTCATACGGAACTTCCGTACGCTTCGATCCATGGTTCTGGAACGCTTACCAAAATAGCCGATCTCCCCATATCGTGCTCACCTAATTTCTCCGTTTTTGATGCGGCTAAGCTAATGAGTGCCCGAAGAGCGCATTGTATCATTGTCACAGATGAAGATACGGGGAAAATGGTTGGTCTAGTGACAGCCAAGGATATGGCGTTTCGGGTGGTGGCTAGCGACTTGAACCCTCTGGATTCGGTCACCCGCATTATGACCTCGACCCCTTATTGTGTACCTTCGTACACCTCTGCTAATGATGCTCTTAGACTTATGGTGATTAAGAAAATAAGGCATCTGCCGCTTATGGACGATTGTGGTATTGTCGTAGGACTACTTAATATCACCAAATGTTTTTATCATGCGATGATTAGATTAGAAAAGATGTCTGACGGTGCACGCAGATTGCAATGCACCTTCGAAGATTTAAACGATGCCGACGAGTCAGCCGGCAATGCTCTTGGGAGCAAATACTCCGTTATCAATCGTTCGGAGTCTTCAGCAGCAGATGTATGTGCACAGGCCCCTGCAGTGATACCGGCAACAACAGCTGATTCGATCTCAGTGGCGAATGAGGAGCTTTTCGACCTCGATATTCGTCGTAGAAAGATGAGTATTGCTCATGATCTAAAAAGGTTGATAGAAATTCTGAAGCAACCAGAGTTACGAGATTTGCTAAGTGATGATGTTCTTCACATAGATGAGTTTGCTGCTGTGGATCCGGCCGCATCAATTTGGGATGCTGCAAAGTTGctcaaagagaaaaacaTTACTGCAGCATTAATCTGCAAATCGCATAATCCATCTTCGAATTCATTTCGTATCAGAGCGGAAAACGTTATCGGCATTCTAACCACAAAAGATATACTATTCAGGGTCTTAGCAAGTAATTATGATGCGAATTCTGTCAAGGTTGCTCGCGTCATGACACCACGTCCAAACTTTGCTGATGAATCCATGGGAATCCATACTGCCCTACGTTTGATGTACGAGGGAAAATATTTGAATCTTCCCATAGTAAATACAGATGGATTTGTTACGGGGTTGGTGAACGTGCTTCATCTTACGAATGCCCTTTTGAAGGCATTGGATCTTACTAGTGTAGAATCCTCAAGTTTTCCCTATAGACACTCATCTGACACTTCGCGTTACGGATCTGAAACAGATGAAGGTAGTGGACCTGCGTGGAATAAGTTTTGGGGCTCACTAGATGAACCACTGAAGTCCCTTGGATCGAGTGAACGTTTATCAATACGAAGCGGTTCGCACAATCTTTCCAAAACCAGTGATGCAAAGTCTTTTGCCAGTAACATGAGGAGCAGTTCTGTTACTTCCATCCCTCTACAACAGCAGTCTCTCTATGCAAAACGTGGGTCGAAGCCTAGTTTTTCATCACCTTTCAATCCTCTATTGAATCCAAGTTTGAGTCTCACCGATATGAGCATGATGACAGCGTCACCCCCAACAGCGCATACCCTTGTACAACCAGGTATAGCATCGGCAATATCGAAAGACGAATCTGATGCTAAGATACTTAGATTTAAGTTGAAGGTGAGGGAATCAATGGATCTCAATTTGGACGGAAAGATATATAAAGTCAAGGTCACTGTTGATGCTGGAAATAGAGATGAGGATTTGCTATCAATTATTAAGGAaaagatctttctcaaaCTAGAACTAAGCAGCCTTTCCAACTGCCTCTTTGACTTCGGTTACATTGACGATGACAATGATTTAGTTGCACTTGATAAAAACGAGGATTTAGAGGCCGCCCTAGAGTTCAATCTGAGCAGAATGCTGCTGTTAGTGCTTacgatgaaggagaaatcaCCTGACTGCAGCGGTTATTTACCTAACCGTGAATCTCACGTCGGTACCAATAAACCAACTATTCTGCCTACTCCCAATCACACTGCAACTGCAGTCATGCTTGTGTCATCCATTATTTGCGGCACTTTCCTATTCTCGAGACTATGGGCTCCGGTTACAAAATAA
- the NCA3 gene encoding SUN protein nca3 (CAZy:GH132): protein MNGNGVISVDWVGLDGWASIMNGQGDTGESCTDGYYCSYACQAGMTKTQWPSDQPSDGSTIGGLYCKGGYLYRTNKDSDHLCEWGQDSAQVKSELDDVVSFCRTDYPGSENMVIPTEVKGGSSKPLCVIDSDNYFKWEGDKTSAQYYVNNAGVSAKKGCIWGSSSAGVGNYAPLVIGAGYTDGKAYISLMPNPNNKDSANFNVAIVASDGSEIVGDCSYSDGNFSGDSSDGCTVTVVSGTAILKLS from the exons ATGAA TGGGAACGGTGTTATTTCTGTGGACTGGGTTGGTCTCGACGGTTGGGCTTCAATTATGAATGGCCAGGGTGATACTGGAGAGTCCTGTACCGATGGGTATTACTGCTCTTATGCTTGCCAGGCTGGTATGACCAAGACCCAGTGGCCTTCTGATCAACCTTCGGATGGATCAACCATCGGGGGCTTGTATTGCAAGGGTGGTTACTTGTACAGAACCAATAAGGACTCAGACCATTTATGTGAATGGGGTCAGGACTCTGCACAAGTGAAGTCAGAATTAGACGATGTAGTCTCTTTCTGCAGAACTGACTATCCGGGTTCTGAAAATATGGTTATCCCTACTGAAGTCAAAGGTGGCTCTTCCAAGCCTTTATGTGTTATTGATAGTGACAATTACTTCAAGTGGGAAGGAGACAAAACTTCTGCTCAGTACTATGTTAACAACGCAGGTGTTTCCGCTAAGAAAGGCTGTATATGGGGTTCTTCGTCCGCAGGCGTCGGTAACTATGCTCCATTGGTTATTGGAGCTGGTTATACTGATGGAAAGGCTTACATTTCATTGATGCCAAATCCTAACAACAAAGATTCTGCCAATTTCAACGTTGCTATCGTCGCTTCCGATGGCTCTGAGATCGTCGGTGACTGTTCTTATTCGGATGGGAACTTCTCTGGTGACAGTTCCGATGGATGTACTGTTACTGTCGTTTCGGGTACAGCAATTCTCAAATTATCTTAG
- a CDS encoding uncharacterized protein (BUSCO:EOG09340F2K~CAZy:GH38), with the protein MPPSSDDEVNYPQRNNELTFKPIDSIYEDRLRQFIDSNGHYKDLMLPKFYTKQFLYYKDKPKLNSDDASYLTLKHWAAPGLTKPLFAEVIPDKLSKFTKFNAGQTFGPAWSSHWFQVELKVPKSFVDEDELWFVWDAGCEGMVFNDKGLPLQGLTGAGERIVFILPKEWYSSGEAYTFYLEMGCNGMFGSTKPEYKLSVVEVRVPNLEAHALYYDFLILSDAAREDGPPQKYKAREICNRIMDTFDSDDVNSISRCRAIASEFLGCNVDSESVFKESKASTYSSVFAIGNCHIDTAWLWDFATSKTKIARSWSSQLRLIEKYPEYVFVASAAIHFKWLLDYYPDLYEKVKLAVMQGRFIPLGGAWVENDTNIPSGEGLARQFILGQRYFEHLFGFRSNIYWLPDSFGYSSQIPQICRLAGMPNFLTQKLSWNNVDVFPDSSFNWVGLDYSQVLVHMPPDNTYTADANFGDVKRSVQNHKNLYSDQKGMLLYGKGDGGGGPTPEMLEKLRRIRGYADHAGGSMPSVNVGCTVNEFYDQLRADTHNGKDLPSWRGELYLEYHRGTYTTQAKVKSLMRTSEMLIRDVEILATAASVNSDYKYPHAKIENLWADICLCQFHDVLPGSCIEEVYHNDVWPLLTKVIENEKGLLKEILKVIGVEEDTASTSAVFNSLVTVNTLPWHRTYVVPVNTIPSQLKVFAQNDKYLMFSGATFMRPLTAKPKFPSKAWKTKEDLFVLENSQLKATIDSNGVVCSLIDIATHREIIDTSRFKGANQFVMYSDTPLNFQAWDTELFSLGKYKLIEKAASIRILESGPLLSSLEVVHHLSERSTIKTTISLAAANDLSTPSLLRFDSEVEWDETYKFLKVQFPVNITEEFANYETQFGITKRPTHYNTTWDTAKFECCCHKFIDFSDFNYGVSLLNNNKYGGNVHTNVMTLSLLRAPKYPDPTADIGKHTFSYALMPHSGNLSYQTVRAGWEFNDRLDHSFGSLDQQIVSGVSELVTIQGDNNLILSNVKRGEDDFDTDSEGSLTNNIPKKYISSQTLILRVYEALGGVSKATIKVAKPIKEVFKTNLLEDTISAVNFDSKTDTFEISSRAFEISTYRVVLA; encoded by the coding sequence ATGCCTCCATCTTCCGATGATGAGGTCAATTACCCACAGAGAAACAATGAGCTCACATTCAAACCAATTGATTCCATATATGAAGATAGGCTACGACAATTCATCGATAGCAATGGACACTATAAGGACTTGATGCTACCGAAGTTTTATACGAAGCAATTTTTATACTACAAGGATAAACCCAAATTGAACTCAGATGATGCCAGCTACTTGACCTTGAAGCATTGGGCAGCACCTGGTTTAACAAAACCTCTATTTGCAGAGGTGATTCCTGACAAATTAAGTAAGTTCACCAAGTTCAATGCTGGACAGACTTTTGGACCTGCATGGTCGTCGCACTGGTTTCAGGTGGAGCTGAAAGTTCCGAAGTCCTTTGTAGATGAGGACGAGCTTTGGTTTGTTTGGGATGCTGGATGTGAAGGGATGGTCTTTAACGACAAGGGGCTTCCCTTGCAAGGGTTGACCGGAGCTGGTGAGAGGATCGTTTTCATCCTTCCAAAAGAGTGGTACTCTTCAGGTGAAGCTTACACTTTTTACTTGGAAATGGGCTGTAATGGTATGTTTGGATCCACAAAGCCAGAATATAAACTCTCAGTTGTTGAAGTGAGAGTTCCAAACTTGGAAGCACACGCTCTATACTAcgattttttgattttgagtGATGCGGCCAGAGAGGATGGCCCACCTCAGAAGTACAAGGCTCGTGAAATTTGCAATAGAATCATGGATACTTTTGACTCTGACGATGTCAACTCCATTTCTCGTTGCAGAGCAATTGCTTCAGAATTTTTGGGGTGCAATGTCGATTCGGAGTCTGTGTTTAAGGAATCCAAAGCATCTACATACAGTTCTGTGTTTGCTATCGGAAATTGTCATATCGATACTGCTTGGTTGTGGGATTTTGCCACGTCAAAAACTAAGATTGCCCGTAGTTGGTCATCGCAACTTCGTTTAATTGAAAAGTATCCCGAGTATGTGTTTGTTGCTTCTGCAGCCATCCATTTCAAATGGTTGCTGGATTACTATCCGGATTTATATGAGAAAGTGAAATTGGCGGTGATGCAAGGTCGGTTTATTCCCCTCGGAGGAGCGTGGGTTGAGAATGATACCAATATCCCAAGCGGTGAAGGGCTTGCTCGCCAATTTATTCTTGGTCAGCGTTATTTCGAACATCTATTTGGATTTAGAAGTAATATTTATTGGCTTCCTGATTCCTTTGGATATTCCAGTCAGATTCCTCAGATTTGCCGATTGGCTGGTATGCCGAACTTTTTAACTCAAAAGTTGTCCTGGAACAATGTGGACGTGTTTCCAGACAGTTCATTCAACTGGGTTGGTCTTGACTACTCTCAGGTCCTTGTTCATATGCCCCCTGATAACACCTACACTGCTGATGCTAATTTTGGTGATGTTAAGCGTTCCGTTCAGAATCACAAGAACTTGTACAGTGACCAGAAGGGCATGTTGTTGTACGGCAAGGGTGATGGCGGTGGTGGCCCAACTCCTGAAATGCTGGAAAAACTCCGGAGAATTAGGGGTTATGCAGATCATGCAGGTGGATCGATGCCTTCAGTGAATGTTGGATGCACTGTCAATGAATTTTATGATCAGTTGCGTGCAGATACTCACAACGGTAAGGATTTACCATCTTGGCGAGGTGAATTGTACTTGGAGTATCACAGGGGAACTTATACGACGCAGGCCAAAGTAAAAAGCTTGATGCGGACATCTGAGATGCTTATCAGAGACGTGGAAATTTTAGCCACCGCCGCCTCTGTTAATAGTGATTACAAGTATCCGCACGCCAAGATTGAAAATCTTTGGGCAGATATCTGTTTGTGCCAGTTTCATGACGTCCTTCCCGGTTCTTGCATTGAGGAAGTGTATCATAACGATGTTTGGCCGTTGCTTACTAAAGTGattgaaaatgagaagGGTCTACTCAAAGAAATCCTCAAAGTCATTGGGGTGGAAGAGGATACTGCCAGTACCAGTGCagtcttcaattctcttGTCACAGTAAACACTTTGCCTTGGCATAGGACGTACGTTGTGCCTGTGAATACAATTCCCTCCCAGTTGAAAGTGTTTGCTCAGAATGACAAGTATTTGATGTTTTCTGGTGCCACCTTCATGAGACCACTTACTGCCAAACCAAAATTTCCTTCGAAGGCTTGGAAGACTAAAGAGGACCTGTTTGTATTGGAGAATTCTCAGTTGAAAGCTACAATTGATTCCAACGGTGTGGTCTGTAGTTTGATTGACATCGCTACCCATCGTGAAATCATTGATACTTCCCGGTTCAAGGGTGCCAATCAATTTGTCATGTACTCTGACACACCTTTGAATTTCCAGGCATGGGACACAGAATTATTCTCACTAGGTAAATACAAGCTTATTGAAAAGGCTGCCAGTATCAGAATTTTGGAATCGGGACctttgctttcttctttggaagtgGTCCATCATCTTTCGGAAAGAAGTACTATCAAGACTACAATATCTTTGGCAGCTGCTAACGATCTCTCTACACCATCACTCTTGAGATTCGATAGCGAGGTTGAATGGGATGAAACCTACAAATTCCTCAAGGTGCAATTCCCTGTGAACATCACTGAGGAGTTTGCCAATTATGAAACTCAATTTGGTATTACTAAGAGACCAACTCATTACAATACTACATGGGACACTGCAAAATTTGAATGTTGCTGTCACAAGTTTATTGATTTTTCTGACTTTAACTATGGTGTGTCATTGTTGAATAACAACAAATATGGTGGAAATGTTCACACAAATGTTATGACATTATCGTTACTCAGAGCACCTAAATATCCAGATCCAACAGCAGATATCGGTAAGCACACCTTCAGCTACGCATTGATGCCACATTCGGGTAATTTGAGTTACCAGACTGTTCGGGCTGGATGGGAGTTCAACGATAGGTTGGACCACTCTTTCGGCTCATTGGACCAGCAGATTGTTTCTGGCGTGTCCGAGCTCGTCACCATCCAAGGCGATAATAACCTTATTTTATCTAACGTTAAGAGAGGTGAAGATGACTTCGACACTGATAGTGAGGGCAGCCTCACGAATAACATCCCGAAGAAGtatatttcttctcaaacttTAATTCTTAGAGTTTACGAAGCTTTAGGTGGTGTCTCCAAGGCCACTATTAAGGTCGCCAAGCCTATAAAAGAGGTTTTCAAGACCAACCTTTTGGAGGATACTATCAGTGCAGTGAATTTTGATTCGAAGACTGACACCTTTGAGATATCTTCAAGAGCGTTTGAAATATCTACATACAGGGTCGTTTTGGCCTAA
- a CDS encoding uncharacterized protein (BUSCO:EOG093420V3~EggNog:ENOG41), producing MSSINLDPDSAYGQHLKAQIATKLRGLNLTEDPEYVAEFLLVLISNNRTPDEILHEFQALFGDAVDANFISEVLQEVKQQSQQPEQQEQQQPQPQQQQQLSQTAQSLEQSQQSQQLHARLDPQQPQQIQQQLPQAPSSFGVQSTFQPSSFLSGQQGLPSSVPKQPIHQQVRFDESGSTPMEDIRSTPVNNNTNGSDIISAFSRGNQMPHGITKGGNFKSKKSFALRNQQNFDSLMSKSLGGSGPQTTHFVPRKPLGRCKHFPYCKDRNCRFAHPTKVCFAYPNCPNPPGTCNYLHPGEDDELMAELEKAKEERLAHKIERNNNMIQKVTKQVEQRLQQQTNGIALCKFGSVCQRDMCPFGHPTPANKDAKVLSMEWCTENKNCTDSNCTKAHSSPNYKPVESEKSGSAGGVEKNLEQCKFGKHCKNFRCPKRHATTTVLCRQGANCTRIDCYFQHPIDEECKFGVNCKNFNCPFKHPEGRQLESDNKSMVWVKPQEQDNGDSNTEQRQFAVPEDQVMESAPPQEA from the coding sequence ATGTCTAGTATAAATCTCGATCCTGATAGTGCATACGGCCAGCATCTAAAGGCACAAATTGCAACCAAACTCAGGGGTCTTAATCTGACAGAAGATCCAGAGTATGTTGCCGAGTTTTTGTTGGTTTTAATCTCCAACAACAGAACTCCTGATGAGATCCTTCACGAATTCCAAGCCTTGTTTGGTGATGCTGTTGATGCCAATTTTATAAGTGAGGTGTTGCAGGAAGTGAAACAACAATCTCAGCAGCCCGAGCAacaggagcagcagcaaccCCAaccacaacaacaacaacaactttCACAGACCGCACAATCGCTGGAACAATCTCAACAGTCTCAGCAGCTTCATGCCCGTCTTGACCCGCAACAGCCACAACAGATTCAGCAGCAACTACCCCAGGCACCGTCCAGCTTTGGCGTACAATCCACCTTCCAACCATCGTCTTTCCTATCTGGGCAACAAGGGCTTCCCTCCTCTGTACCAAAGCAGCCTATTCATCAGCAAGTTAGATTTGATGAAAGTGGTTCCACCCCTATGGAAGATATCAGAAGTACACCTGTGAATAACAATACCAACGGCAGTGATATTATAAGTGCATTCAGTCGAGGTAACCAGATGCCTCATGGAATTACCAAAGGTGGCAATTTCAAGAGTAAGAAATCCTTTGCTTTGAGAAACCAGCAAAATTTCGATAGTTTAATGAGCAAGTCTCTGGGTGGCAGCGGCCCACAGACCACCCACTTTGTGCCTAGAAAGCCTTTGGGAAGATGCAAACATTTTCCATATTGCAAGGATAGAAATTGTCGTTTCGCACATCCAACAAAGGTGTGCTTCGCGTATCCAAACTGTCCAAACCCTCCGGGAACCTGTAACTATCTACATCCTggagaggatgatgaattaATGGCAGAGCTCGAGAAGgccaaagaggaaagaTTGGCACATAAAATTGAGAGGAACAACAATATGATCCAGAAAGTGACGAAACAAGTGGAGCAGCGTTTACAGCAACAAACAAACGGTATTGCACTCTGTAAATTTGGATCGGTTTGCCAGAGAGATATGTGTCCGTTTGGCCATCCTACTCCCGCTAATAAAGACGCCAAAGTGCTCAGTATGGAGTGGTGTACGGAGAATAAAAACTGCACAGATTCAAATTGTACCAAGGCACATTCATCTCCTAATTACAAGCCAGtagagagtgaaaaaagTGGCTCTGCGGGTGGTGTTGAGAAAAATCTTGAGCAATGTAAATTTGGAAAGCACTGCAAGAATTTCAGATGTCCCAAGAGACATGCTACTACCACCGTACTGTGCAGACAGGGTGCCAACTGTACCAGAATTGACTGCTATTTTCAACATCCAATTGATGAGGAGTGCAAATTTGGTGTAAATTGCAAGAATTTTAACTGCCCTTTCAAGCATCCAGAAGGCCGCCAGTTGGAGAGCGATAACAAAAGTATGGTTTGGGTGAAGCCTCAAGAACAGGACAATGGTGATTCTAATACTGAGCAACGCCAGTTTGCCGTTCCTGAGGACCAAGTCATGGAGTCAGCTCCCCCTCAAGAGGCTTAG
- the RPS2 gene encoding 40S ribosomal protein (BUSCO:EOG09343OYO), translated as MRRAPRGTSRGGARGGDRGGLRGDRGGRGGRGDRGGFRGDRGGRGGRGGRGGRGGRRGGRRGNDEKVWTPVTKLGRLVKAGKITSVEEVYLHSLPVKEFQIIDRLLPNLDEKVMKVMSVQKQTRAGQRTRMKVVMVVGDNNGHVGLGVKAAKELATAIRGAITIAKLAIIPVRRGYWGSNLGAPHSIASKTSGKCGSVIVRLIPAPRGSGIVASPAVKTLLQFAGIEDVYTTSAGSTRTLENTLKATFAALGNTYGFLTPNLWKEFALTDSPLDVYADEALSAKKN; from the exons ATGCGGC GTGCACCAAGAGGTACTTCAAGAGGAGGCGCAAGAGGCGGCGATAGAGGTGGCCTTAGAGGCGATagaggtggaagaggtggaagaggtgATAGAGGTGGCTTCAGAGGAGACAGAGGTGGTAGAGGCGGCAGAGGCGGCAGAGGTGGCAGAGgcggaagaagaggtggTAGAAGAGGTAATGACGAGAAGGTTTGGACTCCAGTCACCAAGTTGGGTAGACTTGTCAAGGCCGGTAAGATCACCTCCGTCGAAGAGGTCTACTTACACTCTTTGCCTGTTAAGGAATTCCAAATCATTGACCGTTTGTTGCCAAACTTAGACGAGAAGGTCATGAAGGTTATGTCTGTTCAAAAGCAGACCAGAGCTGGTCAGAGAACAAGAATGAAGGTTGTGATGGTTGTTGGTGATAACAACGGTCATGTTGGTCTCGGTGTTAAGGCTGCCAAGGAGTTGGCTACTGCTATTAGAGGTGCTATTACAATCGCCAAGTTGGCTATTATCCCTGTCAGAAGAGGTTACTGGGGTTCTAACTTGGGTGCTCCTCACTCCATCGCCTCCAAGACATCTGGTAAGTGTGGTTCCGTTATTGTCAGATTGATTCCAGCTCCAAGAGGTTCTGGTATCGTTGCCTCTCCAGCTGTTAAGACTCTTTTGCAGTTTGCTGGTATTGAGGATGTCTACACTACCTCTGCCGGTTCTACCAGAACTTTGGAGAACACTTTGAAGGCTACTTTTGCCGCTCTTGGTAACACTTACGGTTTCTTGACTCCTAACTTATGGAAGGAGTTTGCTTTGACTGACTCTCCTTTGGACGTCTACGCCGATGAAGCTTTGAGtgccaagaagaactaA